Below is a genomic region from candidate division SR1 bacterium Aalborg_AAW-1.
TCTCTGCCAGGATGGACAACGAGTCTATCATCTCACTTGTTATGCTGGCACCTTGGGAATCATCTGTTTTGGACCACCGATAGAGAAGGAAAACACTTTTGTATTTCTTGATGAATGGATACCTAAGACAAGAGAGTATACAAAAGAGGAAAGTCTGAAACAGATTGCTCGTATGTATTTCACTGGTCATGGTCCAGCTACGGTCGATGATTTGTGCTGGCGAACAGGATTATCGAAGACAGATGCAAAGATGGGCATACAGTGATTATGAGAACAACTCCAACAGAGTGAATATCTCTGAATAACATACTACGACATCAATAATCATCCTTGAATCATACAAACTGGAATACAGCTTCTTGGATGATTTGATGAATATTTCTTGGGATACAAAGAGAGGAGCATAATAGCAGATATCGAACATCATAAGAGTCTCTTTAGTAAAAATGGTATCTTCTATCCGCTTATTCTACAAGATGGAAAAGTAATCGGTACACGAAAACGTGAATTCAAAAAAGAAAAAGTGAGATTCACTCTATCACCACTTCCAAACCATACTATCATTCCACAAGATATAGCACAAGAAGCCAAAAAATATACTAGATTCTGGTGATATAATGACTATGAAATAATTTTATCTCACTAAACAATACAGAGCATGAATGATAAAAGCCTCACAAGAATCTATGCCATGACATTCGCTAGTGTCTATCCTCTGTATATCACCAAAGTAGAGAGAAAGGGTCGTACACAAGCACAAGTAGATGAAATCATATATCGGCTTACCTGATACGATCAAGCGTGATTAGAACAACAAGTGAGTCAGAAAAGTACCTTTGAAGAATTCTTTGCACAAGCACCAGAACTCAATCCTAAAGTAGCTGAGATCAAAGGCGTTATCTGTGGCTATCGTATCGAAGACATTCAAGATCCACTCATGAAAAAGATTCGTTATCTAGACAAACTCATTGATGAACTTGCAAAAGGAAGACCTATGGATAAAATCTTAAGAAGATAACACAACTTTAGAAGATAACAAATTTCTCAATGTCTCAAAAAACAGAAGTCCTTACCTTTCTCCAAACACTTCCTGGTAACAAAGTAACCACCTACAAAGCACTTGCACAGAAATTCTGAACTCATCCTAGAGCCATCGCTACCTATATGAGGACGAATAAAGACCTTGATATCTATCCATGCTACAAAGTCGTTGCTAACAATAGCTGACTCAGCTGATATGTCCTCTGAATTGATGAAAAAAGAAAAAGACTAATCCAAGACGGAGTTAGTATCGTCGATGATGTCGTAGCAGAGGAATGTATTTTGAGAAGATTATAAATTTTTCATAGTAATATCAAATAATTCTTTTTTATGATTATCATCACTAAATATATGATCAGCTCAAGCAATAATAAATGCCTTTTGATGAATTGATTCTGCATACAACAGTGCAGGATCTTGTAATCCTTCTTCTGCAGCTATAATAATTATTGGAAGTTTCAGAGATTTCAATTGTTGAATATTGTCTATGGGATCAATGCAAAAATCTTCATATAATGTATCACTAATATATCGCTTATACTGATCTCATCGATCAATATATTTTCATTGATCATCTTCATAAACATCTCATAATAATTCTTCTCACCCAATAGAAGAATCCCATAGAACAAGCTTAGAAACATGTTTCAGATCGCTATATAATAAGGACAATCATCCAAAACTATGTCCAATCAAAATAATATTAGTTTCTCATTTTTTTAGAAAATAATCTATAACATCATTAATATCTTGAATATGATCAGATAAAGAAACATTACTTAATTTTCTCTCATTTCATAATTCATCATAGAGATTAAATCTAAATGTACTATATCCTTTACTATTGAAATAGAGTTCTCATTGAGATAGAATCGGTTCGTCCTTACTCGATGTTAATCCATGTACAAAAACAATCAATCATTTCTGATTATTTACAGAAGAATATGTGCCATTAATAAATGTACTAGTTGAAATATTCATTGATAATGGACAAAAATAAATATATAATACTACTCAAATGCAATAATAAATCAAATACTTTATATTAATATTACAATATAATCTATGACTGACCTATCTCGTTGTCAACGATGTCTCAAATATCCTGACTATATTCGCTATCACGATGAGGAGCGAGGAGTACCACTCCATGATGAAAACAAGCACTTCGAGATGCTTATGCTCGAGACCATGCAAGCAGGGCTTTCACGATGGACTATACTACAACGTCGTGAGAACTATCGTCAAGCATTTGCAGATTTTGATCCGAAGAAAATTATACAGTTCGATGCACAGAACGTAGAAGAGCTGATGCAAAACGAAGGAATTATCCGTAACAGAAACAAGATAGTTTCTACCATCTCCAACGCTCAAGCATTTCTCGATATTCAGTCAGAATTTGGATCTTTTGATGCCTATATCTGGTCATTTACTGATGGGAAAGTTATTGATAATACACTTCAATCTATGGCAGATTATCAACCCAAGTCAGAACTTTCTGATAAGATTACCAAAGATCTTAAGAAGAGAGGATTCCGTTTTGTAGGATCAACAACTGTTTATGCACGATTGCAGGCTATCGGAATCATCAATGATCATCTTACCAGTTGTTTTAGATATAAGGAAGTGTAGCACATTTTTTATGACTATATTAAGCAAATGTCTTTCTTACCAATCATACAGGCTTCAGTATTAGATGAGAAGAAGAGTGATGATCGAGATTATCTCTTCGCCATCTATGATGAATATTTCAAACTGCTGGATTTCAAATTGGAGATGAGATTTTTTTCCCACAACTTAGTAATGAACAGCATACATTGCTTGCATATAACTATCTCTATGGACAAGTCACCAATGGGGGTTTTATTCAGCTCATCCAAAATGGTTATGGCTCATATATTTTTGAGTCACCATATATTGATACATTGCATTCTCGATGATTAGAAAAAATGGCAAAACTTCTACAACAAGCACAAATCATTTATAGAGATAAAAAAGATATCTTAGAGGAAGAAAAAGATATTGAATGATTCTCTCAACTCTACGAAGATATCACAGATTTTGAACCTCTAGATGATGAGTTTTACGAGATCATGGATGAGGAAACTACGATATTGAAAGAATATATTCACAATAATCTATGTTCATTCGTTCAACTTATATAACATTTTATTTATAATACCATTATCATGAAAACATCTTCTCTTATTCTTTTATTATGATCTCTTCTTATTCTTGGAGGTTGTAATTATAGCACTACAATACCAGAAAGTACTACAACTAATACTACAACAGGAACAGAAAACAATACTATTCTGACGGGGGAAGATGTACAGGCTCCTTTGGTAGATACAATTGGCAGCGGAAGTGCAACACTCTTCTTTGATGATAACAATCTCACTAAAACATTTACTCTCTATCATGAAGTAGGAGAACAAAATAATGTCTATTTTATTAATGATGGATACAAAAAATTAGATGTAAAAATCTTTTCCCTCTCTGCTTGACCAATAAGTCCAAATCTCCGTCTTTCACAAATTATTATGCCTGATGGACAAGCTGATGGACCATTTAGTACTGAAACCACCTATGACCTCACACAAAATGGATGATATCAACTCATCTTCAACGAAAATATGATGGCTTGAGATCCATGGTCTGGTGATGCAACTTTTTCTATTACACTCAGTAAATAATACAAGGGCCTAGAGCTCTTTTTTTCTTGCTTGCACAAAGCACATAAATCACTATAAAAAGAACTCAAAATCATATTTATATTATTACAATCCATTGATGTCACAAGAAGAAATCTACTATGATGAAGATCGAAATATTATACCCATGCCTTTAGAAGAATGGAAGATACATCTTTCAGCACAAACAAACGAAGGAAAAGTATTTGATGCCTATGGTACTGAACTCCAAGCTGGAGATAGCATCATCTCTATCAAACCATTACCTGTAAAAAAAGGAGTTGATATTAAGCAAGGAGAAAAGTTTACAAGAATCAAATTAACTGATGATCCATCACTTATTCTTGCTAGACACGAAAAAAACTGAGAGATGTATCTTAGAACAGAATTTTTTAAGAAGTGATAATAATATTCTTGCAAAAACTCTTTCTATGGACATCAGATAATCCATACTGGGCAATCATAGTCCTATGTAAGAGAGTACCATATCCTTTATGGCGATCAAATCCATACGATTGGTACTTTTTCTTTTTTGATAAACTCATCATATACTCATCTCTCTGTACTTTAGCAATAATAGATGCAGCACTAATTTGCCATACTAAAACATCACCATGAACGATAGTTTCTAATGGAAAAGAAATTTTCTGACGAATTCCATAGTCTGTCTTTCCATCAAGTATAATTTTAGGATCATAGTTGAGATAGCGAGCATGAATTTGAATGATAAGATCAGATATAACATTGAGTGATGCTTGACGTATTGAAGTGACTATTCCATAACGATCGATAACTTTAGCAGAAGAGGAGGAAATCGACCATACGATATCAGGATGAGATACAATAAGTAAAGCAAGATGTGATCTCTGTCAGGCTGATAATTTTTTACTATCAGTAACCTGCTCATACCATTCAGGGAGATTCTTCCAAAAATTTGGCATACAAAAAACACCACCAACTGTAACTGGTCCAGCCAATGGTCATCTTCCTACTTCATCTAATCCTATACTATTTGAAAATTTCATCTACTTGTTGCATAAGATAATCTTTAATTTGTTGTTGAATTTCAGCTTTGATAGCTTCTTTTTGTTCTTCTACTAAAACTTGTGCTTGTCCCTGATATTCTCCAAAAAGAGCTTGTCCTCCAGTACCAACTCCATCAGTCATTACCGTATCAATAATATTTGTCATATTACTAGAAACTTGAGCCGTTACATATTCATATCCTAATTTACCTCAAACTACGACACCTACAATAGCTCAAAAAATAAATATAATTACACTTTTCATTGAATATACAGAGTAAAAAAGTAAAATAATAGAGCATATATACATATTTATCATGACAATACAATGAAAAAATATCTGAAAACGATTCTTATTGTCTGAACTCTTTTTATACTATGGCGAATAAGTCAGATTATTTTTGATGTTTTTTATTCTACAAACCAAAAAATTTATCTTGGTATCTGACACGGATCACGAACACAATCAATTATTTCATGAGGTTATGAAGAACAACATATTAATGCTTTTACTACAAGCACACCGATACCATATGTAACAAGTCATATAGGAAAATTTCAAGATCAATGTCATTATTGACAGGGGAATTGTATATGATTATTTGGACAACAGTGACTTGCATCATTTCGCTGGATTAATGCTATTCAATATATAGCACAAGAAGTTGATACAAGCCAACCTAGTGATATTACAAATCGTTTCGCGAATCTACACGATATCAATCCTACACGATACTATCCCTATATTTTATTACAATATCTTGGTAATCCCACTCAATACCAAAATACAGAAGATAGCAAAATAGCACGAGAAAATACTATTCGTCTCTGAGAAAAAGGTATACAATATCATTGTAATATGCAGATGATTGAAAAAATTGACAAACTCAGTTATACAGGATTCTTAAAAGCTCTTGATGAGAAAAACCCAGAATATCGATATCCATGTACATCCTGATGAGAACTTGCTCACACTATGGCTTTCAATTATTTTTATTACCTATGAGATAGCAAGAAATCTATTCTGTATTATAAAATTGCATCCTTTCATGATGATGTACCTGCCATTACTTCTTCTATGCCTATTCTTATTGAAGGTAAAGAATGAAACAACAAGACAAGTGCTTACTTATGGTATGATCAATTCAATAACGCAATAACAAAATACAAAAACAAAGAAAATCTTAATCCTGACGAAATTTCAAATCTTGAATCGAGTATGGACAAATCACTCCACAAAATGGTGAGTGAATACTCGTTATATTTATTAAACCAAGCCAGTAAAAAAGCTAAAGATGATGGAAAACTAGAAACTTGTTATACTACACAACAATGCCTACAGCCATATATAGCAAATATTTTAAATTCACTTGCAAATCAGTGTCAGCAGAATAGTATTGACTGTCAAATTATAAGTTATTGAAAAGAAAGAAAGCGAATAGACAAT
It encodes:
- a CDS encoding 6-O-methylguanine DNA methyltransferase, DNA binding domain yields the protein MSQKTEVLTFLQTLPGNKVTTYKALAQKFGTHPRAIATYMRTNKDLDIYPCYKVVANNSGLSGYVLGIDEKRKRLIQDGVSIVDDVVAEECILRRL
- the tag gene encoding DNA-3-methyladenine glycosylase 1 — protein: MTDLSRCQRCLKYPDYIRYHDEERGVPLHDENKHFEMLMLETMQAGLSRWTILQRRENYRQAFADFDPKKIIQFDAQNVEELMQNEGIIRNRNKIVSTISNAQAFLDIQSEFGSFDAYIWSFTDGKVIDNTLQSMADYQPKSELSDKITKDLKKRGFRFVGSTTVYARLQAIGIINDHLTSCFRYKEV
- a CDS encoding PhnA protein, which produces MSQEEIYYDEDRNIIPMPLEEWKIHLSAQTNEGKVFDAYGTELQAGDSIISIKPLPVKKGVDIKQGEKFTRIKLTDDPSLILARHEKNGEMYLRTEFFKKG
- the rnhB gene encoding Ribonuclease HII, translating into MKFSNSIGLDEVGRGPLAGPVTVGGVFCMPNFWKNLPEWYEQVTDSKKLSAGQRSHLALLIVSHPDIVWSISSSSAKVIDRYGIVTSIRQASLNVISDLIIQIHARYLNYDPKIILDGKTDYGIRQKISFPLETIVHGDVLVWQISAASIIAKVQRDEYMMSLSKKKKYQSYGFDRHKGYGTLLHRTMIAQYGLSDVHRKSFCKNIIITS